CCTCAGATAGTTCACCGTGACATTAAATCGAATAACATTCTTCTTGATGAGAGGCTACAAGCTCATGTGGGAGATTTTGGGCTGGCTAAGTTGATTGATCTCTCTTACTCAAAGTCTATGTCAGCTGTTGCTGGCTCGTATGGCTACATCGCTCCAGGTGAGTCTAATATCAAAGGTTTCTTtctccacacacacacaagctTATGTAGGCATGCGGGTTTGAACCGAACTAGCCGAACCAATCCGAAATTTTTGGTTAGTTCAGTTCGTTTGGTTATGAGTTCGGTTCAGTTTGGcaggtttataaaaaaaaatttggttttcggtttggtATGATTTTTAGCTCGGGTTTCAAAAAAGTAATAACAAAGTTTTGAATCGAACCGAACCAACCGAAATCGAATTAACCAAACCAACCaaaattatgcaaatttaacaaattttagctaaaatataatcaaaaccaaaattttggttaatttcagtaaaaaatattaaaaactgaaCTATCCGAATACCTAATCGAACTGAACCAAAAATATTTGGTTCAATTCGGCAAGATTTGGCCGAACTaaactatccgaacccgcaTGCCTAGGCTTATGCGACATATCTGATTCTATGTTCTGTTGTGTTTCAGAATATGCTTACACGATGAAGGTGACAGAGAAATGTGATATCTACAGCTTTGGAGTTGTGCTTTTGGAGTTGATAACAGGAAAGCCACCAGTTCAACCGTTGGAGCAAGGAGGGGATCTAGTCAATTGGGTGAGAAGATCAATCCGTAACATGGTTCCAACAGTTGAAATGTTTGATGAAAGGCTGGATATGACAGATAAGTGTACGGTTCATGAGATGTCTCTAGTACTAAAGATTGCACTGTTCTGTACAAGCAACTCTCCAGCTAGTAGACCAACCATGAGAGAAGTTGTGGCTATGATTTTTGAAGCTAGGGCATCATCAACAAgcctctcttcctcttccatcACTTCAGAAACTCCTCTAGAAGAAGAAAACTCCTCTAAAGGTAGGTATGTGTCCACACACACATACTCCACTGATCCTTCCAACGTTCATTAACTTTTTCTAATTCTCACATTCTGCAGAAAATAACTTTGTTGCATCACCATGAAGTCAAAAAATTGTTCCAGTTCAGTATAGAGAGGAGAAGATAGAATTGTTGATTCAGGTTCACTTGAGCCTCTATTGATCTGAGAAGACATTGTTCAGAAACATTGCAGAGCATGTAAAGCATGTTGTAACTATATTCCCAAAAGGACAGAACAGAATCAGGAACTAGGTAGtcttgaaataaaatattataattaattctgtTTTATGGAGATAACTTGCGTAACAATCTATTGGGATTAGCATTAGCTTAGAGGAAACCAATAGACGCATCTTCCTGGAAACTTCTTTGCATTGGTTAACTCATTGACATACATTGAACATAAACAAACTTGCTTCTgcacaaaaacaaaagagataCAAAGAGTAGTAAAGAGAAACGTGAAACCGAAGTTaagtgttgatttttttttattttctcaaacAAATCTTCTGTTATCGAttgaataaaattaagaaaacgtGCAAGTTACTCCATCGATGTACGGCGAGATTGCCTCACGCGCAAAATCCCTAAGGTTTTGTAACCAGACCAAGTTCAGGGACACAAGATTTCTTCTAGacccatatatatatgaagGGGATGCTTCGTAGATTTTCATATCATTTGAAAAAAGTCTAAATCAAATCATTACCAATGGCTGGGAGAAACTCAAACTCCAAAAACAGGAACAGCTTCACTTCCAAATGCACTTCGTTGATGAGACAACAACACGCTCGTCTCTGTATTATTCGCCTCTGCGCTACAATGCTCCTCCGATCCTACTTGGATGACGACGACGATTACTAATTAGTTTACCAGAAGattaaacattattattatgtttaacataataatatttGCCGGTCGATCCCTGATTCGTCTAGTGAGCCTTTGGGCTtcttccgttttttttttggttatcaaTGTTTCGCCGGAGAGGCACCTCACGGCGTCAGTTTTTTACATTTTCCCGGCCAGGCTGGATGttttttagttagttattaaATGCAATGATGTAATAGTCGGATGGTTGTGTATATGTAAATGTAATCGTGTAAGCAACGTTGTTTCTTCGGTTCTAGACCAGAACACGTATGATGTATGACATTGatattattcttattaattattCCACTCTCCATTAACCCCAGATGTACAAACAAGCTTCACATGTTATTGCCTTACACCCTCCACGCACGCACGAATAAAATCGAACTAAAGCCGAAAAGGTATCCAATGGCACTCCCAGCCACAAGTGTTCTCTTTAGCTCATCATCTTCTGAGGTTGTAGCAGGCTCCCGACTTGGAATTGACCCTACGAGTCGGTTCTGTGACAAGTCCATGAGTTCTAAGCTCTTCAACTTGATCAACCAAGATGGTATTTCACCTATAATTCGACATCCACCAATGGCAAATATTTGGAGTTTAGCTAGGGAATCCATATGAAGAAACAAAGTTTACGTTGCTTGGAAACGTTTCATCGTAAAAGTTCCTTGCTAACATCAGAATGGACAGTTTCCTGCATCGCTGCAGAATGCTGAGAGCTCCTGTAACGTTTGTTAATATGTTGTCTGAAAAAGCCAAGAACGTTAGGGACTCAAGTTCCTTTACTCGGGGAGATATTTGCCCCGTTAACTTGTTGCCTGCAAACCTGATAGCCTTGAGAGACTTGCAGGAGAAAACCTTCTCCGGAACATCACCAGTGAAGCTATTGTTCCCGAGATCCAGAATCCTAAGACTCTTCAACTGGCTAAACTCGAGTTCTGTTAAGTTCCCTAACAGCCGGTTGATCCTCAAGTTCAACTTGACGAGTTTAGTACAGTTTGTAAGAGAAAGCGGAACTGTGCCAGTGATGTTATTAACATGTAGTTGGAGGCTTTGCAAGCTGGAGAGATGACCTATGTCCTTTGGTATTTCTCCTTCTAGGTGGTTGGAGTAAAGCTCAAGCAACGTTAGTTTCTTGAGCCGGGTGATGCTGTTATCAATCTTTCCAGTTAGATGATTGGCTGGGAGAAAGAGTTGCTCTAGCTCTGAGAGATTGTAGATCTCAACAGGTATTTCACCAGAGATATTGTTGAAGCCTGCTCGTAGGACACTAAGGTTCAAACATCTGCCTAATCCTGTGGAGATGTGGCCAGCAAAGTCATTATAAGAGAAGTCCAAGTGGCTGAGCTGCGGTGAACTCATGCACATATATAAAGGAAGGGATTGGACCAGTGAAGCTGTTATTGCTAACATTGAAACTGATTAAACTGAAAGCTCCCTGGAGATATATAGAAGTATTGAGGATTTGGCCTTGGAGAAGATTGCTTGACAAGTCAACGGTCTGGATTGGGAAGAAGAACTTGTTGCTTCCATGTTCAAGTGGCAACTCACCACTGAAGCTATTGTAACTAAGGTTAAGAACCATGAGGTGATCAAGGGCAGAGAAAAAACCTGGTGGGAGAGGACCAGAGAGGAGGTTATGAGAAAGGTCGAGATGAGAGAGACGGTGAAGGTTCTGAACAGACCAGCTGAGGTTTCCTGAGAGTCTTCTAAGGGGTAAGGAAATTGCGGTGACGTCACTCTCTGATGTGTCATCGCATTTTATCCCCTCCCAGGAGCAACAATCAATGGAGAGGTTCCAATTCAAAGgagaaacagaagaagaaacattGCCGGAAAACCACAGGAGAGATTCTTGATCTTGCGAGTTACAGACAGCTTCTGAAAGTGTAAGAAAGAGAGCAGATAGGATAAGGACACAGAGGAGGCAGAAGAGATGTATGTGACAACTCACAGGTTGTAAAGGTTTTGTGGTTAATGGTCTCAAAAGACCTTTGGCTTTGGATCTCATTTCTTCATATACCATGGTAAGAAGAACAAAacattgatgaagaagaagaaaacttgTTGTCAATACCAGATGTATAGGAAATAGTCAGACAAGAGTCACCAGACGAAGCAAGTTTCTTGTGATCTTGTCAATACTATAGTTGACTTTAAGACAAATAGTCAGTACCTTAATTAATTTAATCGTTTTTAGTAAATTTTCTTGCtcatcaattgaaaaaaataaattcgaaatttaataacattttcTTCAAAACTAGTTTATCAAGTAAACAACGTAACTGAAAGTCTTTTCTATCAGCTTTTACAAAGACATTGGAGACTACAAACATTATAGAATAGAATAACAGGTTCTATTGCCATTGGTGGAGGTTCTTTAATACCTAAGAACATCTCCCAGAGGCTACTAGAGGATATATGAACGATCAATACATGAGTATGAGCCATGcagaatatatatttgattctaTTTATCAATACATGAGTATGAGCTCATGcagaatatatatttgattgacAAATCAACACACACATGAGCTCTTTGGAAGAAAAATGTGTTGGATAAGTACGTACACAGGAAAACCATAAGGTTCTATTTATCAAATGCAAACCAACCAACCATATACTATACAAATTAGTTCCAAACTTGTGTTATATATGGCCTTTAAAAGCACAAACCAGGCTAAATTGAGTAAATTCGGACACAAGAAGAGCACTAGACAAAAGAAGACTACTCTTGATACTGAAGGggtagagagagaagaagagagatttTATCCGAAGGGTCAACATCCATTTCTATGTTTTGTTACATAGAAAATCACAGTTGAAGCAGAGGCAGCGCCATTACAACCCCGAAAACCGACACTAGCAACAGTATAATCCACGCTGGCAATCCCTGCTTCTTGTTCTTCCTCCTCTCCTTCAAGCCACCATCTGAGTCCTCCTTTGTTGTGTCGACTGTTTTCGCCGACTCTGCTTTGCTATTGCTCTCTTGAGGAGACTCTGGTGCGGTCTGCTGCGTTTGCTCGGCGAGTTGCTGCTGGTTGTACTTCTCTACATACTCTGGAAACAGCTTTCGGAATGCTGGGCTGTAACGATGTAAGAAAACATTGGATTCAGGTTAAGAActgaaaacacacacataagCTAATTATGATTCAGCATTCACTCATAATATTGTTTTCTACTCAGGTTTTTTGACTATCTTGAATACAAATGACTAAAGCTAGCTTCCAAATGAATCCCGAAGTCTGTAAAATTTTGATGGTGGGATGATCTTACGTTTTACAATTGAAAGCGAGAGATGACTTAGCCAACCGTTGTTTCTCAGCTACAGTGGTGTTCACACTTCCGGTTGTCGGACTAGTATCCATCTGCACCACAAGGACAACATTTAGAGAAAGCTCAATAACAGAATTAAAAGATATTACCATGTTAAATAATCAGATGGTAGTAAACTAGTAGGCACATGTTAGATTGTCCGTATATCTGAAATTCCCTTAAGAAAAGTGAAAAGAAAGACTCTAGAGCTTACCATAAATGAGAGAAGCCCTGTAAGTATGCTGCATTCACCGAAAAAAGATTGGTTAACTATGAACTTCTCAATTATTGTAAATGTCAAAAGGAGACTTTATACCTTGATACAGACCACATTGGATTCCAGCTTTCTGGATGAACTGAAAATGTCATGATAAGTTATTCAGATATCGAGACACTTAATTGCAAcgaaacaaaaattagaaaggGCATCATTGAGCTTACAGTCGCTCATAGACAAACAGATCTTCTTTTGTGTAATGAATCGACCATTTGGTGTAGTCATTCTGAAGCCAAAAAAAGGATGTGGTTCATTGGAAGCTGGACCAAGATAAGAGTAGTATTGAGATTAAATTCTGAAGAATCTAAAGAACATACGTGATTCCAGGTGGCTTGTAAGGATACTCGGGAGGGAACTTGATCTTTCCATAGTAAAATCCACCTGTTAGAGAGAAATAGAGTATCAAAATTAGACACCCATAAGGGATGCTGAAAACAAAACTAGCAAGAAACTTCAGAAAGAAGATTATCACCAGCAAAAGGTGTCCCATCACTTCCTTCCAGCACATAATCTGTAAGATTAACGTCAATAATTTAACTCCTTGTTAGTAACTGATCAAGGTACTAACGAagtaaagaaaaattatatggtTAGTGTTCTATTTATCCTCATGATAGTAACCCATTGTTTCATAGTTATATTCCCAGGTTCAAATATATCTCATCCTAACTACATAAAAAAAACGTGTGATAGATACGAGAGATAAAGTATgagaaacataaacaaaaaatataagtaaaaggCATACGCCACTCGAGAATGTCATTTGGGGAAGGACGAGCAACAACATGAGAGACTGGTTCCTGAAGGCATAAAACAGAACATTTCATAAATCAACccctaaaacaaacaaaagaacaaagagttAGGAGCGGCAAGAGAAGAGAGTAGTACCTTGCAAAGTGCTCTATATTCCTTTTGGAGACGTTTTATACAAGCTTTTTCTGCCATCTATGAGCTAGTGAATAACTGCAGCTGCTGTTAAACCTGTTGCAGATAATCAACAAAACGAATAATATAGTAGCACGAAACGAAAAGGAGATAAACATGAGAATCACTTTTTCATATCAATTAGAAAATGATAGCAATACTATGCAATACTCTCATGACCTAATCGAAGATGCAAGATTCAGATGAAAACTGAATCAAGAACAACACTTTGATAACCAACGAGAAGTTTTAATAAGAAACCCTCAAAAATCTATGAGATTGGGTTAAATCATTCCAGCCCAATTGAAATCAACGGAAAACTCGATCGAATCAACcaagaaattaaacaattataagCAAACAAGCTCGAATCAATTGCAATTTCTTAGATCAAATACCTCGGAATCCCCAAAATTCTCACaacgacaaaaaaaagaagaagctcaaTTGCAATTCAAGCTTCGCTCTTGCCCAGAAACGCAAAATAGGAAGAAAATCAAATGCAGGAGCAAGTTTCTAACACCAGatccaataaatataattaaaaaaattgggggAAAATGAAGAGCACCTTGATCGAATTTTGTCGAGGAGGAGGATTCGCTGTCTCGTTCGTTATTTTTTGCTTTCTCTTTCTCGTCTTCGTGTAGAGAATAGCCTAACATGTGTTGGTTTATCTTAAACCGACCCAAATTCATCGATTTGTCCCACACGTTTTGCCGGTATTGTATAAAATCATTCTTTCCGGTTCGTTATTCGTTTGCCACATGTTCCTTCACagccaaaaaataaaacagcctttttgaaaataataaaccTTTTTAGTCAAAGGATTCATattactttcctttttaaaatcctataattattgtttaatcaaaaaaatttgcGTAATGAacttttctctgtttctttattCTCCACTTGAGGATCTACTTACTCATCTCAAGAATCTGTACCGGTTCTTGgaatcattttttcttttctgttcaTTTACAGTAATAAATTAAAGTAGAAATAATACAATTCTGCAGAAAATAAAAGTAGTGATTAGTAGAGCGACAAAACAGCTGTTTTACCTGCAAACCATTTAGTTATGAAAATTGGATTTACACTGATACCTCCAAGTTCTAGTGTTATGTCTTTAgaagttttttaataaaaataacatactATAAAATTCAAACAAAGCTCAATTTCAGCCTCTTTTGAGTTCCCCAATAACAGTAGCCAGAAATCACGTGCTCAAATCACATGACCACCATCTCTCCAAAATTTTCAAGCATTTACATGAGTGTGCGTATGTGTGGATCCTTTGCCTCGACTCTCTACATATGaatttatatgaatttataGAATATCATTGAGTAGATGATCAAGATTAAGATAAGTATAGCAGCAGTCAAAGTAAGATCACGTGATCAGATCCCCAAAACAATGTGTTCCAACACGAAATATCTTATTCTATAAAGCACTAAACTACAGAAGTCTCTcgtctctctcactttctcttaACTCGCATCTCAATCCACGTTTCAGTTCTCAATAAACAGAACATACCAAAAACAACTCAAAGAGCTTTTAAGATTCCTAGGGAACTATAAGAAGAAAAGTCCGCAATGAAGAGATACTTGTCAGTGGCTCTGGTTCTGCTACTTATAGCTTTCTTTAGCAGCAAGTACAGCGTAGAGGGACGTTCTCTGTCAAGGATGAAAAATTCTAGTCAAGCAATGAGAGATTTTCAAACAAGGAAGGACATGAAGGAAGCAAAACCGCTTGTAGGTGAAAATGATAGCCTCCGAAGAAGAGTCCCAAGGAGTGGCTCAAACCCTATACAGAACAAGTAAAGAAGAAACAACACACAATCAAGATTTGTTTTTCATACATACCCACCATGTATGAGTATTAGGTGTAGTGGACATCAAGAGTGTTTCTCTTTTGTATCAAATGTAATCCACCAATAGTTGTTGAAGGAAGTAGGAAACAACAGATCACAACGGCAAGAAAACCTTAAATTTTTTAGTACTTTTGCCTTTTTTTCtggtcttttctttttccttcttaGATCTTTCTTTGTTGTAGAATAGGTAACTATGTAATCTACTTGTAATATATGAACTCATCTTTTAATTTTGAGGCATTCAATCTTATGGAAATAGACTATAAAACCCCCACTAGCTTAGTGGTATCTTCAAATTATCAACCTCTTTGTGTTCTGCTTCCTCCTCCTAATTTCATTGGAAAGGAAATATCtacttcttctcttcttgtttTGTGGTTTCTTTACCTTCGAGAAGTCTTTCTAAACCTTAGCATGTTCTTCTTGGTGGTGCTTAAACCCTGAAATGTACATATGACCACCTTTCTCTGTGTTCTTGGTTCTTACGCATGAAAGGCATCAGATTTGTGAGAAACAAATGTGTTCTTTGGGAAGTTTTGATTTTCTCCAACCAAAtgcagaaaagaaaaaaaagatattgtATAAGCTAATTTGTTTAGCTGCCTGTCATGATTTCCACTGATTAATTCACACTGAAAGCTACAACATACTGAAGTagcttgtatatatataactactTATTGCAAGCCTCTTCATTAACAATATACATGCATGGAGCTCGCTAATGATTTAATAGCAAAATGCCAAAACCTTTGGCAACtcaggtgatgattgttttgttagattctagattttggtttttggtttctggcttttggtttttggtttttagtttttagtttttggtttttgatttttggtttttgattttgcagtagattttggtttttttgaaaaacttgattggtggttttgattttggtttttggtttttggtttttagtttctggtttttgtttttaaaaataataaattttaaatgttatgatagtaaaatatctattattgaaaaataaaaaataaaaaactatcaTCAAAgcatacataattaaaaaaatatttttaaaacaaaaagtaaaatgtGTACatccataatttttaaaataaaaataaccataactatattatatatatatatatttttttatttatttatctatgctattatttgcgaagtaaattttcagaattgagctctcacgttaaaagttagagtggttaatatcatttatatccttaatgaataaaatgtataaaaaattaaaaaaataaaacgaaattttaaaatagataaattatataactaaatattaatcaaataaaattattaatcatataattaaaaatagaaatgaaatgTGTATGATCAGCAAGCTTCCTAAAACTCGACACTTGGATGCATTATTTAAGGTTTACGTTTGCTTTGCTTTGCTTTGTATGTTTGTAGTGAAATAGCTGTGTCTTATATTTAGCTAaaaattttgaccaaaaaaatgaGCTAATATTagttaacagaaaataaaaagaaaaaaatcattttttttgttttcgtacGTAGCTTTTCATAAGGAGAATCCAATAAAATagtgattttggtttttaagaAGGAAAGAGTTAAAGGAAGCAAAAACCAGATTCact
This genomic interval from Brassica napus cultivar Da-Ae chromosome A6, Da-Ae, whole genome shotgun sequence contains the following:
- the LOC106346702 gene encoding ubiquitin-conjugating enzyme E2 34, which gives rise to MAEKACIKRLQKEYRALCKEPVSHVVARPSPNDILEWHYVLEGSDGTPFAGGFYYGKIKFPPEYPYKPPGITMTTPNGRFITQKKICLSMSDFHPESWNPMWSVSSILTGLLSFMMDTSPTTGSVNTTVAEKQRLAKSSLAFNCKTPAFRKLFPEYVEKYNQQQLAEQTQQTAPESPQESNSKAESAKTVDTTKEDSDGGLKERRKNKKQGLPAWIILLLVSVFGVVMALPLLQL